From the Triticum urartu cultivar G1812 chromosome 4, Tu2.1, whole genome shotgun sequence genome, the window GCGAGTTCCTCCGCTGCCTCCTTGACTGGAAACACCATGAAGCGCCCCTTTCACCACCTCCTGTGAAGCCATGCTCCCGGCTCCCATTCCTGCTGCCGAGGCCGTGTACGATGAAGAGGAGCCCGCCGTGCAAGCGGTTCGAGGATGTGATTGACCTGCTCCATTGTCGATGGTCCAAGAAGCGTATGCTCAATGCAGCAGAGGTTGTTGTTGAAAAGCTGCTTGAGCATGGAAATGATGCAGAGATGACAAGGCAGGCAGTGCGAGATGCTGCCAGGGTTGAGATCGGTGATACTGGTCTCCTCGACTTTGTCATCAAGTCCCTTGGTGACACCGTTGTTGGCAACCATATCGTGCGCCGTCTTCCCAGCACTGTGACGCGTGTGCTCACGTTCAGCCTTGAGGAATGGGGAGAGCCAGTGCAGATGGATGTTGAGGTACAGAACACCCGTCCTGCAGCACCGTGGCCGAGCACAGTGGATGTCGAGCGGGATCTGCGTGCCGTCTACCGGGCAATGGTGGAGGCGCTAAGTGGGGCAGCACAGGCCGTGCTGGACTGCAAGCACTGGGTGAAGTGCTGGGGCCTTGGGGATGAGTCTGACGATCAGCTAAGGTTCCTCGTTGAGTGGCGACCGCAACCTTGGGAAGCTGCTGAGCTCACACGGCCACTGCCGTCAGGGGAGATTGTCGTGGTGCCAATCCATACATCGATAGGCGAGCTTATCATCGAGGCAGAGCGTGCGCTGAGGGACACGTACTGCTTCTTTGAGGAGTTCCAGGCTGAGACGCTCGACGGCATTACTGGGGAGAAGTGGGATCCAGTGGTGCTTGGTGGAGCAGAGTCCGGGGACACGATCGGCGTGCATGGTCACGGAGCGGACATGGAGACCGGGCTGCGGTGCGAGGGCGGGCTCGACATGTGGGAAGTGAGGTGTGTGTGCGGTGCGCGGGATGATGACGGCGAGCGCATGGTGGCGTGCGACGCTTGCGATGTATGGCACCACACGCGGTGTGTCGGCATTGCGGACAGCGACGCGGTGCCGCCATTGTTCCTGTGCATACTCTGCGGCGGCGCGCTCCTAGCAGCCGGCCCGATGCTGGAGGAGGCACTAACGCTAGCCAAGTGACTATTCTTTCTCTT encodes:
- the LOC125550417 gene encoding PHD finger protein MALE MEIOCYTE DEATH 1-like, coding for MPSIRALMRLAAPHPPPAGAAGESPPQPQRRRSGSPRLSSPSSSSASAPARPSAAAAPPQGPVYPLRDFPGSEAAALCGAFRDNAPWLLARWAPVAAASSSPGPAARRAFLSDDRTGALVPVVAVEVPAASSPAPLCGLCRCAGWSHHWVSKRSYHFIIPADADWDQHFGTDALLGRSDHLLHGLIHCNGFGHLVALRGRDGGSAFLSGHDIMDIWDRLCSALRVRAVSLVDFSRKHSMDLRLLLGVANGETWFTRWGYCLGRRCFNMSTSAYATALEYLASLHVDHLRSRHVRRVVTIYRRLSNKPLITVREFLRCLLDWKHHEAPLSPPPVKPCSRLPFLLPRPCTMKRSPPCKRFEDVIDLLHCRWSKKRMLNAAEVVVEKLLEHGNDAEMTRQAVRDAARVEIGDTGLLDFVIKSLGDTVVGNHIVRRLPSTVTRVLTFSLEEWGEPVQMDVEVQNTRPAAPWPSTVDVERDLRAVYRAMVEALSGAAQAVLDCKHWVKCWGLGDESDDQLRFLVEWRPQPWEAAELTRPLPSGEIVVVPIHTSIGELIIEAERALRDTYCFFEEFQAETLDGITGEKWDPVVLGGAESGDTIGVHGHGADMETGLRCEGGLDMWEVRCVCGARDDDGERMVACDACDVWHHTRCVGIADSDAVPPLFLCILCGGALLAAGPMLEEALTLAK